A section of the Telopea speciosissima isolate NSW1024214 ecotype Mountain lineage chromosome 3, Tspe_v1, whole genome shotgun sequence genome encodes:
- the LOC122656313 gene encoding uncharacterized protein LOC122656313 encodes MISTERSIPMTDQPRRVLTPGASRKRKDREGLLQTDKSSTPTTSKINQIQDPDPNPNPTPAPTPVPSLSNRLLAGYMAHEFLTQGTLFGQKWDPAAATADKAETTKKVTKNKAVEEKGGREATAAAATGAAAHQSYAAVAKMMKVDGTHIPGIVNPTQLARWIQR; translated from the coding sequence ATGATTTCGACAGAGCGCTCGATTCCAATGACGGACCAGCCCCGTCGGGTTTTGACGCCCGGGGCGTCACGGAAACGGAAGGATAGAGAAGGTCTTCTTCAAACAGACAAATCGTCAACTCCAACCACCTCCAAGATTAACCAGATTCAGGATCCagatccgaatccgaatccgacTCCGGCTCCGACTCCGGTTCCTTCATTGTCTAACCGGCTCTTAGCTGGCTACATGGCCCACGAGTTTCTGACCCAGGGAACTCTCTTCGGCCAGAAGTGGGACCCGGCGGCGGCCACCGCGGATAAAGCTGAGACGACGAAGAAGGttacaaaaaataaagctgtagaagagaagggagggagggaggcgACGGCAGCAGCAGCGACGGGGGCGGCGGCGCATCAGAGCTATGCTGCGGTGGCGAAGATGATGAAGGTggatgggacccacataccgGGTATTGTGAACCCGACCCAACTTGCGCGATGGATACAAAGGTAA